Proteins encoded by one window of Polaribacter haliotis:
- the neuC gene encoding UDP-N-acetylglucosamine 2-epimerase — translation MSIKKICVVVTARPSYSRIKTALTAIKNHPELELQLVIAGSALLGRYGNAVDFIENDGFKIDEKVFMVLEGENPTSMAKTTGLGVMELANVFYRLQPDAVVTIADRFETIATSIAASYQNIPLIHIQGGEVTGNIDEKVRHANTKLADLHLVASQDAKERVLKMGENPATVFNTGCPSIDLASEIKQNPNLDFDPIEKYGGVGADVNWKEEGYIVVMQHPVTTEYASARKDVEQTLQAVHELGIPTFWFWPNVDAGSDGTSNGIRTFREIKKPENIHFFKNMEPKDFLKLLINSKCLIGNSSAGIRECSYLGVPVVNIGSRQNRRQRGNNVLNSSYDKNEIIKAIENRISSKNITSSTIYGDGKSGDRIADILAKTPLSFHKTITY, via the coding sequence ATGTCGATAAAAAAAATATGTGTAGTTGTAACTGCAAGACCATCTTACAGTAGGATAAAAACAGCTTTAACAGCCATAAAAAATCACCCAGAATTAGAGTTACAATTGGTAATTGCAGGTTCTGCTTTGTTAGGTAGATATGGAAATGCGGTTGATTTTATAGAAAACGACGGTTTTAAAATCGACGAAAAAGTGTTTATGGTTTTAGAGGGAGAAAACCCAACTTCTATGGCAAAAACGACAGGTTTAGGCGTTATGGAATTAGCGAATGTTTTTTACAGATTGCAACCAGATGCAGTGGTAACCATTGCAGATCGTTTTGAAACAATTGCAACGAGTATTGCTGCTTCTTATCAAAATATTCCGTTAATACACATTCAAGGAGGAGAAGTTACAGGAAATATCGACGAGAAAGTGCGTCATGCAAATACGAAATTAGCAGACTTACATTTGGTAGCTTCCCAAGATGCAAAAGAAAGGGTTTTAAAAATGGGCGAAAATCCAGCAACGGTTTTTAATACGGGTTGTCCATCTATAGATTTAGCTTCAGAAATTAAGCAAAATCCGAATTTAGATTTCGATCCTATTGAAAAATATGGTGGAGTTGGAGCAGATGTTAATTGGAAAGAAGAAGGTTATATTGTGGTGATGCAACATCCAGTAACTACAGAATATGCATCTGCAAGAAAAGATGTTGAACAAACATTGCAAGCGGTTCACGAATTAGGCATTCCTACTTTTTGGTTTTGGCCAAATGTAGATGCTGGTTCAGATGGAACATCAAACGGAATTAGAACTTTTAGAGAAATTAAAAAGCCAGAAAATATCCATTTTTTCAAGAATATGGAACCAAAGGATTTTTTAAAATTATTAATAAATAGTAAATGTTTAATTGGTAACTCTAGTGCTGGTATTCGAGAATGTTCTTATTTAGGAGTTCCAGTTGTAAATATAGGAAGTCGTCAAAATAGAAGGCAAAGAGGAAATAACGTACTAAACTCTAGTTACGATAAAAATGAAATTATAAAAGCTATAGAAAACAGAATTTCATCCAAAAATATCACTTCTTCAACTATTTATGGAGATGGAAAATCTGGAGATAGAATTGCAGATATTTTAGCAAAAACGCCTTTAAGTTTTCACAAAACAATTACGTATTAA
- a CDS encoding N-acetylneuraminate synthase family protein: MTFIIAEIAQAHDGSLGMAHAYIDAVAKTGCNAIKFQTHIAEAESSIHEPFRVKFSKQDATRMYYWKRMEFTLEQWKGLKKHCDDVGLEFMSSPFSNAAVDLLEKVDVKRYKVGSGEVNNFVLLEKIAQTGKPVIISSGMSSFDELDKTIAFLKSRNVEYSILQCTTAYPTKPVQFGLNVIQELKKRYNVSVGFSDHSSSIEACIAATTLGAEILEFHVVFNKEMFGPDAKASLTMEETTNLVAAVRNIEVALQNPIDKKDNSNFKELKSIFEKSLAVNKDLKSGSVITFSDLETKKPKGFGILASEYENIIGKKLNKDLNQWDFLNYEDITE, translated from the coding sequence ATGACATTTATAATTGCAGAAATTGCACAAGCACATGATGGAAGTTTAGGAATGGCACATGCGTATATAGATGCTGTTGCGAAAACAGGGTGTAATGCTATTAAATTTCAAACACATATTGCTGAAGCAGAAAGCAGTATTCACGAACCTTTTCGTGTGAAATTTTCCAAACAAGATGCCACAAGAATGTACTATTGGAAACGAATGGAATTCACTTTAGAACAATGGAAAGGATTAAAAAAACATTGTGATGATGTTGGTTTGGAATTTATGAGTTCACCATTTAGTAATGCTGCAGTAGATTTGTTAGAAAAAGTAGATGTGAAACGTTACAAAGTTGGTTCTGGAGAAGTGAATAATTTTGTGTTATTAGAAAAAATTGCACAGACTGGAAAACCTGTAATTATATCATCTGGAATGAGTTCTTTTGATGAATTAGATAAAACAATTGCCTTTTTAAAATCGAGAAATGTAGAGTATTCAATATTACAATGTACAACTGCATATCCTACAAAACCAGTACAGTTTGGGTTAAATGTAATTCAAGAATTAAAAAAAAGATATAATGTTTCAGTTGGTTTTTCAGACCATTCTTCTTCCATAGAAGCTTGTATTGCAGCCACAACTTTAGGTGCCGAAATTTTAGAATTTCATGTCGTTTTTAATAAAGAAATGTTTGGTCCAGATGCGAAAGCATCTTTAACAATGGAAGAAACCACAAATTTAGTTGCTGCTGTAAGAAATATTGAAGTCGCTTTACAAAACCCGATTGATAAAAAAGACAACTCAAACTTTAAGGAATTAAAATCCATTTTCGAAAAATCGTTAGCAGTAAATAAAGATTTAAAAAGTGGAAGTGTAATTACTTTTTCTGACTTAGAAACTAAAAAACCTAAAGGTTTTGGTATCTTGGCAAGTGAATACGAAAATATTATTGGTAAAAAATTGAATAAAGATTTAAACCAATGGGATTTTTTGAATTATGAAGATATAACTGAATAA
- a CDS encoding glycosyltransferase, translating to MKKILFLVNAGKITSNENGGASVYYSHLELLFKAEFHIEIVVLEWENQQIYIEEDYKEVAKFVSEISSYKVISKKHNKGLNRIVEAITNPSKFEYNFINKENSDFLKNKIQENNIDLVWCEWRWSAILATNSALKVPVIYAHHDWEYKLAKLRKRRNFLQKFHTFQKKRVEIAIVKKATACISGSITEKEEIEKIASKKALYLPTTYKEIILEENNLEKAPSIIHLGGMNTTANRLGLERFLDVSWADLKQRIPKVNLKVIGSLKQATPTLLKKLEDPQITCFGFVENLDKVMIPKDIHIVPWEYNTGTRTRIPVILNYEQVLVATKPSVSCYKEITQENSVLCNDLEEMTEEIVNLYSNKERLHLLSSKGKEVFLDTFTADNQFQKLKTFIHNLV from the coding sequence ATGAAAAAAATCTTATTCTTAGTAAACGCAGGTAAAATAACTTCAAATGAAAATGGTGGAGCATCTGTTTATTACAGTCATTTAGAGCTCTTGTTTAAAGCTGAATTTCATATAGAAATCGTAGTTTTAGAATGGGAGAATCAGCAAATTTATATTGAAGAAGATTATAAAGAAGTTGCAAAATTTGTATCAGAAATTAGTAGTTATAAAGTTATTTCAAAAAAACATAACAAAGGATTAAACAGAATTGTAGAAGCAATCACAAATCCTTCAAAATTTGAATATAATTTTATAAATAAAGAAAATTCCGATTTTTTAAAGAATAAAATCCAAGAAAATAATATCGATTTAGTTTGGTGTGAGTGGAGATGGAGTGCGATTTTAGCAACAAATTCAGCTTTAAAAGTTCCAGTAATTTATGCACATCACGATTGGGAATACAAATTAGCAAAACTTAGAAAGAGAAGAAATTTCTTACAAAAGTTCCATACGTTTCAAAAAAAACGAGTGGAAATAGCTATTGTAAAAAAAGCCACTGCCTGTATTTCAGGTTCAATTACAGAAAAGGAAGAAATAGAAAAAATAGCTTCAAAAAAAGCCTTGTATTTACCAACAACTTATAAAGAAATTATTTTAGAGGAAAATAATTTAGAAAAAGCGCCTTCAATAATACATCTTGGAGGAATGAATACAACAGCAAACAGATTGGGCTTAGAACGTTTTTTAGACGTAAGTTGGGCCGATTTAAAGCAAAGAATTCCAAAGGTAAATTTAAAAGTTATTGGAAGTTTAAAACAAGCAACACCCACTTTATTAAAAAAATTAGAAGACCCACAAATTACATGTTTCGGATTTGTAGAAAATTTAGATAAAGTGATGATTCCGAAAGACATACACATTGTTCCTTGGGAATACAACACAGGAACAAGAACGAGAATTCCAGTAATTTTAAATTACGAACAAGTTTTAGTGGCAACCAAACCATCTGTGAGTTGTTACAAAGAAATTACACAGGAAAATAGTGTTTTGTGTAATGATTTAGAAGAAATGACAGAAGAAATTGTGAATTTGTATTCTAACAAAGAAAGACTACATTTGTTAAGTAGCAAAGGAAAAGAGGTTTTTTTAGACACTTTTACAGCCGATAATCAATTCCAAAAACTAAAAACTTTTATACACAATTTAGTATGA
- a CDS encoding glycosyltransferase, whose product MKILFVCQQYIHATRWINQLKDSGHEIYLFDCLDAPIHKDLLWTNYTTNWNKRKLPKFKGEYFLKTKLPKFYAFLEPYLCVTASERLEVLIKEIQPDLVHSLEMQSETYPLLKVRKKIKFNWAYFSWGSDLYLYLHNKDHQYKIKNVLKDVNYLFTDNKRDVNLAKELDFKGNEMPIFPGGGGYKIKEYQKFSLTIKERKLILIKGYDHWAGRALSVLNGLEIIVEDIRNFDIYVYSAHNKVVDKIKEINKKHNINIEYSSRYKQISHNELLEKFGKAKIAIGNNISDGIPNTLLEAIICGAFPIQSNPGGVTEEYINNAVNGFLIENPEDVEEIASKIKKALNNNVLLENAFNINKSISEKLEYSKIKKEVLEAYKNIEKDIL is encoded by the coding sequence ATGAAAATTCTTTTTGTTTGTCAGCAATATATCCATGCAACAAGATGGATCAATCAATTGAAAGATTCTGGGCACGAAATTTATCTTTTCGATTGTTTAGATGCGCCAATACATAAAGATTTATTGTGGACAAATTACACTACAAATTGGAATAAAAGGAAATTACCAAAATTTAAAGGAGAATATTTTTTAAAAACAAAATTGCCTAAATTTTATGCTTTCTTAGAACCTTATTTGTGTGTTACAGCATCAGAAAGGTTAGAAGTTTTAATCAAGGAAATTCAGCCAGATTTGGTACATTCTTTAGAAATGCAATCGGAAACTTATCCACTTTTAAAAGTTCGAAAGAAAATTAAATTCAATTGGGCGTATTTTTCTTGGGGAAGCGATTTGTATTTATATCTGCATAATAAAGACCATCAATATAAAATAAAAAATGTTTTAAAGGACGTAAACTATTTATTTACAGATAATAAAAGAGATGTTAACCTTGCAAAAGAACTAGACTTTAAAGGAAATGAAATGCCAATTTTTCCTGGAGGAGGAGGTTATAAAATTAAAGAATATCAAAAATTTTCTTTAACAATAAAAGAGAGAAAATTAATTTTGATAAAAGGTTACGATCATTGGGCAGGGAGAGCATTATCTGTTTTAAATGGATTAGAAATAATTGTTGAGGATATTCGAAACTTCGATATTTATGTATATTCTGCCCATAATAAAGTGGTTGATAAAATTAAAGAAATCAATAAAAAACATAACATTAACATTGAATATTCTTCGAGATACAAACAAATATCACATAACGAATTGTTAGAGAAATTTGGAAAAGCTAAAATTGCCATTGGAAATAACATTTCAGATGGAATTCCAAATACTTTATTAGAAGCTATAATTTGTGGTGCATTTCCAATTCAATCGAATCCTGGAGGTGTAACTGAAGAATATATAAATAATGCCGTAAATGGATTTTTAATTGAAAATCCAGAAGACGTTGAGGAAATTGCTTCAAAAATTAAAAAAGCATTGAATAATAATGTTTTATTAGAAAATGCCTTCAACATAAATAAAAGTATTTCAGAGAAATTAGAGTATTCTAAGATTAAAAAAGAAGTTTTGGAAGCGTATAAAAATATTGAAAAAGATATTTTATGA
- a CDS encoding glucosamine inositolphosphorylceramide transferase family protein, with translation MENFLIYFFILIIVFILCYYILNRILKQRAISHSNKFIPKILKKTKLNFFFRENQQNWRVGVFQSKKEFLELDAHYIEQLNWIKFKNSNKELSIADPFLIKEKNLFYLFFEYENEKHLNKNADLAYATSNNGLDWSFQKKIIEEPFHQSFPNIFKEDGDYYMIPETYQANEVRLYKATEFPNKWNLNTILFQGKQFVDTVFLKKESLFYWITTDLETSNLLLFYSNGLKEKWIIHPSSPITSNNKNNRNAGAIIAENGKYYRVAQDGRAGYGSGINIYEILTINKNSYIEESVKEPLFYKSKGITKDAIHHISILNLEDKKLIAVDGANFAINGIKSKLKL, from the coding sequence ATGGAGAATTTTCTGATCTATTTTTTTATTCTGATAATCGTATTTATACTATGTTATTACATTCTAAATAGAATATTAAAACAAAGAGCTATATCTCATTCCAATAAGTTTATTCCTAAAATTTTAAAAAAGACAAAACTCAATTTTTTCTTCAGGGAAAATCAACAAAATTGGCGAGTTGGAGTTTTTCAAAGTAAAAAAGAATTTTTAGAATTAGATGCACATTATATTGAACAGCTAAACTGGATAAAATTTAAAAACAGTAATAAAGAATTAAGTATTGCAGACCCTTTTTTAATAAAAGAAAAAAATCTTTTTTATCTTTTTTTTGAATATGAAAACGAAAAACATCTCAATAAAAATGCAGATTTAGCCTACGCAACAAGCAATAATGGTTTAGATTGGTCTTTTCAAAAAAAAATAATCGAAGAACCTTTTCACCAATCTTTTCCAAATATTTTTAAAGAAGATGGCGATTATTATATGATTCCTGAAACCTATCAAGCCAATGAAGTTCGTTTATACAAAGCTACAGAATTTCCTAATAAATGGAATTTAAATACCATTTTATTCCAAGGAAAGCAATTTGTAGATACAGTTTTCTTAAAGAAAGAAAGTTTGTTTTATTGGATAACAACAGATTTAGAAACGTCTAATTTATTGCTGTTTTATAGTAATGGTTTAAAAGAAAAATGGATTATACACCCAAGTTCGCCAATAACTTCAAACAATAAGAACAATAGAAATGCAGGAGCAATTATCGCTGAAAACGGAAAATATTATAGAGTTGCACAAGATGGAAGAGCAGGGTATGGTTCTGGTATAAATATTTATGAAATTTTAACAATTAATAAAAATTCTTATATTGAGGAATCAGTGAAAGAACCCCTTTTTTATAAATCTAAGGGAATTACAAAAGATGCGATTCATCATATATCTATTTTAAATTTAGAAGACAAAAAGTTAATTGCTGTAGATGGTGCTAATTTTGCCATAAATGGAATAAAAAGTAAACTTAAGTTATGA